A portion of the Helicoverpa zea isolate HzStark_Cry1AcR chromosome 25, ilHelZeax1.1, whole genome shotgun sequence genome contains these proteins:
- the LOC124642571 gene encoding calsyntenin-1 → MIVRFLSVLCVGVLATSVFSAEGNNDNEDIPYLELAEPEEGYHGLIKENETLVEVTPPIRARGPLCSFLILNNKHHGEAPFEIMVIDENEARLRVRFPLNCEKRRNYKFDIAAVGCDGSYSNTVPVHITVTDVNEFAPVFSEAAYVKAVDEGRIYDEILRVEATDRDCTPRYGDICKYEILTDRSQPFTIDNEGVIRNTEALDYEKSHNHILSVVAYDCGMLQSTPVMVTIKVNKPCMAGWKGVAERVDYAPGTGPLALFPGARLATCSSDVRCPGVTRIQAAVTLRAARAGGCDRDTYSLHAQRTICGLDPKTIDLLPSPGVGNEWAKSLKPDSGRDGEQMFEFDGETTAAIVPESVLPHSLPGSFSVSTWMRHAPPPDNDKHRKEHVLCLADDHKMNRHHYALFVRNCRLILLLRRDFGEGDLNIFRPAEWRWKLPEVCDDEWHHYAVNVRFPNVELFVDGEPYRALDGKGPEVIDDWPLHPAHGVNTTLVIGACWQGTESDMKHHLRGWLAGLGVSRGAAQPPRALACLAHCREGLSLAPDLYLKSVSVEGDGVADVETLLRRVAYGDARAFPTPGRRNVHVATTITCDNGRIIKARPAESYIMVLAPQTPSILLNGSEDLARDYAHFRAGLTVFPDLSVRVLAGNSHPIAEARQKLDSCVVSVYPALNPDHEALSLRCAAELPQRYDIRAAVTRDGVILSGADTVHNYQKVLREIEYSNKKPAYYLNRVFKLTCSELNGRFTSNEYVQTLTVVHPHMSGAGEAGLARELHPSGVADKMDAVARDKQSEHGHHGHALAPRVYAAHALRDAHAADVPAPRLIDLHAEPHAQNHVALLIGVVSCGVLVVVAGVALARARARTRAPARHSHALHELRNRTDAEMAWDDSALTITVNPMEEQAVPSCGTHAGADSSDGESCSDSDSDHHDSSDDDDEVMPGKEHKYRNISQLEWDNSTM, encoded by the exons ACATCCCGTACCTGGAGTTGGCGGAGCCTGAGGAGGGCTACCACGGTCTGATCAAGGAGAACGAGACGCTGGTGGAGGTGACGCCGCCCATCCGCGCGCGGGGGCCGCTCTGCTCCTTCCTCATCCTCAACAACAAGCACCATGGGGAGGCTCCATTCGAG ATAATGGTGATAGACGAGAACGAAGCCCGGCTGCGCGTGCGATTCCCGCTCAACTGCGAGAAGCGACGCAACTACAAGTTTGATATTGCCGCCGTGGGCTGCGACGGCTCTTATTCAAACAC GGTACCGGTGCACATAACAGTGACAGACGTGAACGAGTTCGCGCCAGTGTTCAGCGAGGCGGCCTACGTGAAGGCAGTAGACGAGGGACGCATCTACGACGAGATCCTGCGTGTGGAAGCCACCGACAGGGACTGCACGCCGCGGTATGGAGACATCTGCAAGTACGAGATACTGACGGACCGGAGTCAGCCGTTTACTATCGATAATGAAG GTGTGATCCGCAACACAGAAGCCCTGGACTACGAGAAGTCTCACAACCACATCCTGTCGGTGGTGGCGTACGACTGCGGCATGCTGCAGTCAACTCCCGTCATGGTCACCATCAAGGTCAACAAGCCTTGCATGGCTGGATGGAAGG GCGTGGCCGAGCGCGTAGACTACGCACCAGGCACTGGCCCGCTGGCCCTGTTCCCGGGCGCGCGGCTCGCGACGTGCTCGTCGGACGTGCGCTGTCCCGGCGTCACGCGCATCCAGGCGGCGGTCACGCTGCGTGCCGCACGCGCCGGCGGCTGCGATAGGGACACGTATTCGTTGCACGCGCAGAGGACTATTTGTG GATTGGACCCGAAAACGATCGACCTACTACCGAGCCCCGGAGTTGGAAACGAATGGGCTAAGTCACTCAAACCAGATTCAG GCCGCGACGGCGAGCAGATGTTCGAGTTCGACGGCGAGACGACAGCGGCCATCGTGCCGGAGTCGGTGCTGCCTCACTCGCTGCCCGGCAGCTTCAGCGTCAGCACGTGGATGCGGCACGCGCCGCCCCCGGACAATGATAAGCATAGGAAGGAGCATGTCTTGTGTCTCGCTGATGATCATA AAATGAACCGTCACCACTACGCGCTGTTCGTTCGCAACTGCCGGCTGATCCTGCTGCTGCGCCGCGACTTCGGCGAGGGAGACCTCAACATCTTCCGGCCGGCCGAGTGGCGCTGGAAGCTGCCTGAA GTATGTGACGACGAATGGCACCACTACGCCGTGAACGTCCGCTTCCCTAACGTCGAGCTGTTCGTGGACGGCGAGCCTTACCGCGCGCTGGACGGCAAGGGACCGGAGGTCATCGACGACTGGCCCCTTCACCCCGCCCATGGGGTCAATACGACACTTGTTATCGGTGCTTGCTGGCAAG GCACCGAGAGCGACATGAAGCACCACTTGCGCGGCTGGCTGGCGGGGCTGGGCGTGtcgcgcggcgccgcgcagcCGCCGCGCGCGCTCGCCTGCCTCGCGCACTGCCGGGAGGGACTCAGTCTCGCGCCTGATCTAT ACCTGAAGTCGGTGTCAGTGGAGGGCGACGGCGTGGCGGACGTGGAGACACTGCTGCGCCGCGTGGCGTACGGCGACGCTCGCGCCTTCCCCACGCCCGGCAGGCGTAACGTGCACGTCGCTACTACCATCAC TTGCGACAACGGCCGCATAATCAAGGCGCGACCCGCAGAATCCTACATAATGGTGCTGGCGCCGCAGACGCCCAGCATCCTGCTGAACGGCAGCGAGGACCTCGCGCGGGACTACGCGCACTTCCGCGCCGGACTCACCGTGTTCCCGGACCTGTCCGTCAGAGTGCTGGCTGGGAACTCGCATCCTATCGCTG AAGCCCGCCAGAAGCTGGACTCGTGCGTAGTATCAGTGTACCCGGCGCTGAACCCCGACCACGAGGCGCTGTCGCTGCGCTGCGCGGCCGAGCTGCCGCAGCGCTACGACATCCGCGCCGCCGTCACGCGCGACGGCGTCATACTGTCGGGCGCCGACACCGTGCATAACTATCAGAAG GTGCTGCGTGAGATCGAGTACAGCAACAAGAAGCCGGCGTACTACCTGAACCGCGTGTTCAAGCTCACCTGCTCCGAGCTCAACGGCCGCTTCACCAGCAACGAGTACGTGCAGACG CTGACAGTGGTCCACCCGCACATGTCTGGCGCGGGCGAGGCGGGGCTGGCGCGCGAGCTGCACCCCAGCGGCGTCGCCGACAAGATGGACGCCGTCGCCAGGGACAAACAG TCTGAGCACGGCCACCACGGGCACGCGCTGGCGCCGCGCGTGTACGCGGCGCACGCGCTGCGCGACGCGCACGCGGCCGACGTGCCCGCGCCGCGCCTCATCGACCTGCACGCCGAGCCGCACGCGCAGA ATCACGTAGCCCTGCTAATCGGCGTGGTGTCGTGCGGCGTGCTGGTGGTGGTGGCGGGCGTGGCCCTCgcgcgcgcccgcgcccgcacGCGCGCGCCCGCGCGGCACTCGCACGCGCTGCACGAGCTGAGGAACAGGACTGACGCCGAGATGGCCTGGGATGACTCCGCGCTCACCATCACTGTCAATCCTATGGAGGAG CAAGCAGTGCCGTCGTGCGGCACGCACGCGGGCGCGGACAGCTCGGACGGCGAGTCGTGCTCCGACTCCGACTCCGACCACCACGACTCctccgacgacgacgacgaaG TGATGCCGGGCAAGGAGCACAAGTACAGGAACATCAGCCAACTGGAGTGGGACAACAGCACCATGTAA